A genomic segment from Thermostichus lividus PCC 6715 encodes:
- a CDS encoding form I ribulose bisphosphate carboxylase large subunit, which produces MAYTQSKSQKTGYQAGVKDYRLTYYTPDYTPKDTDILAAFRVTPQPGVPFEEAAAAVAAESSTGTWTTVWTDLLTDLDRYKGRCYDIEPLPGEDNQFIAYIAYPLDLFEEGSVTNMLTSIVGNVFGFKALKALRLEDLRIPVAYLKTFQGPPHGIQVERDKINKYGRPLLGCTIKPKLGLSAKNYGRAVYECLRGGLDFTKDDENINSQPFQRWRDRFLFVADAIHKAQAETGEIKGHYLNVTAATCEEMLKRAEFAKELEMPIIMHDFLTAGFTANTTLSKWCRDNGVLLHIHRAMHAVIDRQKNHGMHFRVLAKCLRMSGGDHIHTGTVVGKLEGDKAVTLGFVDLLRENYIEQDRSKGIYFTQDWASMPGVMAVASGGIHVWHMPALVDIFGDDAVLQFGGGTLGHPWGNAPGATANRVALEACVQARNEGRDLMREGGDIIREAARWSPELAAACELWKEIKFEFEAQDTI; this is translated from the coding sequence ATGGCCTATACGCAATCAAAATCCCAGAAAACTGGGTATCAGGCTGGGGTAAAAGATTACCGCCTCACCTACTACACACCGGACTACACCCCCAAAGATACCGACATTCTAGCGGCATTTCGGGTCACCCCTCAGCCGGGTGTGCCCTTTGAAGAAGCGGCTGCTGCGGTGGCTGCGGAATCCTCCACCGGCACATGGACAACGGTGTGGACTGACCTCCTCACCGACTTAGATCGCTACAAAGGCCGCTGCTACGACATTGAGCCGCTGCCTGGCGAAGATAACCAGTTCATTGCCTACATTGCCTATCCCCTCGACCTGTTTGAGGAAGGCTCTGTTACCAACATGCTCACCTCCATCGTAGGGAACGTCTTTGGCTTCAAAGCCCTGAAAGCGCTACGCCTCGAAGACCTGCGAATTCCTGTTGCCTACCTGAAAACCTTCCAAGGGCCACCCCACGGTATCCAAGTCGAGCGGGACAAAATCAACAAGTATGGTCGCCCGCTGCTCGGTTGCACCATCAAACCGAAGCTGGGTCTATCGGCAAAAAACTACGGGCGTGCGGTTTATGAGTGTTTGCGCGGTGGTCTCGACTTCACCAAAGATGACGAGAACATCAACTCGCAACCCTTCCAACGCTGGCGCGATCGCTTCTTGTTTGTCGCCGATGCGATTCATAAAGCCCAAGCAGAAACCGGTGAAATCAAAGGTCACTACCTGAACGTTACCGCCGCCACCTGTGAAGAAATGCTGAAGCGGGCAGAGTTTGCCAAAGAACTCGAGATGCCGATCATCATGCATGACTTCCTCACCGCTGGGTTCACTGCCAACACCACCCTTTCCAAGTGGTGCCGCGACAATGGCGTGCTGTTGCACATCCACCGTGCTATGCATGCGGTGATTGACCGTCAGAAAAACCACGGGATGCACTTCCGCGTCTTAGCCAAGTGTCTGCGGATGTCTGGGGGCGACCACATCCACACGGGTACGGTGGTCGGCAAACTTGAAGGGGACAAAGCAGTCACCCTTGGCTTTGTCGATCTGCTGCGGGAAAACTATATCGAGCAAGATCGCTCCAAAGGCATTTACTTTACCCAAGACTGGGCATCGATGCCCGGCGTCATGGCCGTAGCCTCTGGTGGGATTCACGTTTGGCACATGCCTGCCCTCGTGGACATCTTTGGGGATGACGCTGTGCTGCAATTTGGTGGCGGTACCTTGGGTCACCCTTGGGGAAATGCGCCCGGCGCAACCGCCAACCGCGTTGCCCTTGAAGCCTGTGTCCAAGCCCGCAACGAAGGCCGTGACCTGATGCGTGAAGGCGGTGATATTATCCGTGAAGCAGCTCGCTGGAGTCCTGAGTTGGCTGCTGCCTGCGAACTGTGGAAAGAAATTAAATTTGAGTTTGAAGCTCAAGACACGATCTAG
- the rcbX gene encoding RuBisCO chaperone RbcX codes for MDVKHIAKQTSKTLISYLTYQAVRTVIAQLAETDPPRSLWLQQFTSRENVQDGERYLEALFREQQDLGFRILTVREHLAEMVADYLPEMLRTGIQQANRQQRCQQLERMTQVSDVSVEGSPPPESTTD; via the coding sequence ATGGATGTTAAACACATTGCCAAACAAACCAGTAAAACCCTGATTAGTTACCTTACCTATCAGGCGGTGCGGACGGTAATTGCCCAGCTTGCAGAGACTGATCCACCGCGATCTCTGTGGTTGCAGCAATTTACCAGTCGTGAAAATGTTCAAGATGGCGAGCGCTACCTTGAGGCACTCTTTCGCGAGCAGCAGGATTTGGGCTTTCGTATTCTTACGGTGCGAGAGCATTTGGCAGAAATGGTGGCAGACTACTTACCGGAAATGCTGCGTACCGGCATCCAGCAGGCGAACCGACAGCAACGCTGCCAGCAATTAGAGCGGATGACCCAAGTGTCAGATGTCTCGGTTGAGGGCAGCCCACCCCCTGAATCAACAACCGACTGA
- a CDS encoding ribulose bisphosphate carboxylase small subunit, producing the protein MKTLPKERRYETFSYLPPLSDAQIARQIQYTIEQGYHPCVEFNESSDAEIRYWTMWKLPLFNCTSPQEVLNEVQQCRSEYPNCYIRVVAFDNIKQCQVMSFIVHKPNQGNSGYSGYRY; encoded by the coding sequence ATGAAAACATTACCCAAAGAGCGTCGCTACGAAACCTTTTCTTACTTGCCGCCGCTGAGTGATGCCCAGATTGCGCGGCAAATTCAGTACACCATTGAGCAAGGCTACCACCCCTGCGTCGAGTTCAACGAAAGCTCTGATGCTGAAATCCGCTACTGGACCATGTGGAAGTTGCCCCTGTTCAACTGCACCAGCCCCCAAGAGGTACTCAACGAGGTGCAGCAGTGCCGCTCGGAATACCCCAACTGCTACATTCGTGTTGTGGCTTTTGACAACATTAAGCAGTGTCAGGTGATGAGCTTTATCGTCCACAAACCCAATCAGGGCAATAGTGGTTATAGCGGCTACCGTTACTAA
- the psbD gene encoding photosystem II D2 protein (photosystem q(a) protein) has protein sequence MTIAIGRAPAERGWFDILDDWLKRDRFVFVGWSGILLFPCAYLALGGWLTGTTFVTSWYTHGLASSYLEGCNFLTVAVSTPANSMGHSLLLLWGPEAQGDFTRWCQLGGLWTFIALHGAFGLIGFMLRQFEIARLVGIRPYNAIAFSAPIAVFVSVFLIYPLGQSGWFFAPSFGVAAIFRFLLFFQGFHNWTLNPFHMMGVAGVLGGALLCAIHGATVENTLFQDGEGASTFRAFTPTQSEETYSMVTANRFWSQIFGIAFSNKRWLHFFMLFVPVTGLWMSAIGVVGLAVNLRSYDFISQEIRAAEDPEFETFYTKNILLNEGIRAWMAPQDQPHENLVFPEEVLPRGNAL, from the coding sequence ATGACAATAGCAATCGGACGTGCGCCAGCGGAGCGAGGATGGTTCGACATTCTCGACGACTGGCTCAAGCGCGACAGATTTGTGTTTGTGGGCTGGTCAGGCATCCTGCTGTTCCCCTGTGCCTACCTTGCCCTGGGTGGTTGGCTGACCGGCACCACCTTTGTAACCTCGTGGTACACCCACGGCTTAGCCTCCAGCTACTTGGAAGGCTGTAACTTCCTGACCGTGGCAGTCTCGACCCCGGCCAACAGTATGGGACACTCCCTGCTGCTGCTGTGGGGACCCGAAGCCCAAGGGGACTTTACCCGCTGGTGTCAACTGGGAGGCCTGTGGACGTTTATTGCCCTCCATGGTGCCTTTGGCCTCATTGGCTTTATGCTGCGGCAGTTTGAAATTGCCCGCTTGGTTGGCATTCGCCCCTACAACGCCATTGCCTTTAGTGCGCCGATTGCCGTATTTGTGAGTGTCTTTTTGATTTACCCACTGGGGCAGTCGGGCTGGTTCTTTGCGCCTAGTTTTGGGGTAGCGGCGATTTTCCGGTTCTTGCTATTCTTCCAAGGGTTCCACAACTGGACCTTGAACCCCTTCCACATGATGGGGGTTGCCGGGGTGCTGGGGGGTGCCCTACTGTGTGCCATTCACGGTGCGACGGTTGAAAATACCCTGTTCCAGGATGGGGAAGGGGCCAGTACCTTCCGTGCCTTTACCCCCACCCAGTCGGAAGAGACCTATTCGATGGTGACGGCGAACCGGTTCTGGAGCCAAATTTTTGGGATTGCCTTCTCGAACAAGCGCTGGCTACACTTCTTTATGCTGTTTGTGCCAGTGACAGGTCTGTGGATGAGTGCGATTGGAGTCGTAGGGCTAGCGGTGAACCTGCGCTCCTACGACTTCATTTCGCAAGAGATTCGTGCGGCTGAAGATCCTGAGTTCGAGACGTTCTACACCAAGAACATTCTGTTGAACGAAGGGATTCGGGCGTGGATGGCGCCGCAAGACCAACCCCATGAAAACCTAGTCTTCCCCGAAGAGGTACTCCCCCGTGGTAACGCCCTCTAG
- a CDS encoding GNAT family N-acetyltransferase, which produces MSLAFQIRAAAPADVPTLFRLIQDLAAYEHLSHSVSGTVAQLREHLFGDRPYAEALLAESHGQGIAYALFFTTYSTFLTRPGLYLEDLFVLPTYRRQGVGIALIRALARIARDRHYGRLEWSVLEWNHPAIAFYEGIGAEVLPDWRICRLSGAPLWQLAQSQSSQASS; this is translated from the coding sequence TTGTCCTTAGCATTCCAGATTCGTGCGGCTGCCCCCGCCGATGTACCGACTCTATTTCGCCTGATTCAAGACCTAGCTGCCTACGAACATCTAAGCCATAGCGTCAGTGGCACCGTTGCGCAGCTAAGGGAGCACCTGTTTGGCGATCGCCCCTACGCGGAAGCCCTCCTCGCTGAAAGCCACGGCCAAGGGATTGCCTATGCCCTGTTCTTTACCACCTACTCCACATTTTTGACCCGACCGGGACTCTACCTCGAAGATCTGTTTGTGCTGCCCACCTATCGCCGCCAAGGAGTTGGCATCGCTTTGATCAGAGCACTGGCTCGTATTGCCCGCGATCGCCACTATGGCCGCCTAGAGTGGAGTGTCCTTGAGTGGAACCATCCCGCCATTGCCTTTTATGAAGGCATTGGTGCTGAGGTGTTACCTGACTGGCGCATTTGCCGCTTGAGTGGTGCCCCCCTTTGGCAATTGGCGCAGAGCCAGTCATCCCAAGCCAGCAGTTGA
- a CDS encoding ABC transporter ATP-binding protein: MSTPPLICLEHLQKIYGQGETEVRALNGIDLQIQHGEYAAIMGASGSGKSTMMNIIGCLDRPTFGKYFLDGQDVSRLTDDELAHIRNAKIGFVFQQFHLLGQLTALENVMLPMIYAQVPPKERRERAIVALEKVGLGHRLHNRPNQLSGGQQQRVAIARAIVNQPLLLLADEPTGALDSQTTIEILDIFSQLNAAGMTVVMVTHEPDVASITRRIIHFRDGQIRSDVPNIPNSAVASALL, translated from the coding sequence ATGAGCACACCTCCTCTGATTTGTCTTGAGCATTTACAGAAAATCTATGGTCAAGGTGAAACAGAAGTGCGTGCGCTCAATGGCATTGACCTCCAAATCCAGCACGGAGAATACGCTGCCATTATGGGGGCCTCAGGGTCTGGCAAATCCACGATGATGAACATTATCGGCTGCTTGGATCGACCCACCTTTGGTAAGTATTTTCTGGATGGTCAAGATGTCTCGCGGCTCACGGATGATGAATTGGCGCATATCCGTAATGCCAAAATTGGCTTTGTGTTTCAGCAGTTCCATTTGTTGGGGCAACTGACAGCGCTGGAAAATGTGATGCTGCCGATGATCTATGCCCAAGTTCCCCCCAAAGAACGACGGGAGCGAGCGATTGTGGCGCTGGAAAAGGTAGGACTGGGGCACCGCTTACATAACCGCCCAAATCAACTATCTGGGGGACAACAGCAACGTGTGGCGATCGCCCGTGCCATTGTCAATCAGCCATTGTTGCTGTTAGCTGATGAGCCAACGGGTGCCCTTGATAGTCAAACAACTATTGAAATCCTTGATATTTTTAGTCAGTTGAATGCTGCTGGGATGACGGTTGTCATGGTTACCCATGAGCCAGACGTAGCTAGTATTACGCGACGCATCATTCACTTTCGCGATGGCCAGATTCGCTCTGATGTGCCAAATATACCTAACTCTGCCGTCGCTTCTGCTTTATTATGA
- a CDS encoding aminotransferase class IV encodes MLLFNLDGVISTEASISVLDRGFLYGDSVYEVIRTYHGVPFALLDHLARLRASAAYLYMAVPWDDAHIIREVERTLAAAPKGEYYIRIVVTRGADQRIGLCPEPTTQPRLLIVLMAIAPEPHFNSAGVRLTIAQRQRTSIEALDPAAKTGNYLNNILALLEAQQHGFDDALLLNGAGQITEATTSNVWIVRAGVVETPPPSVGILHGITRATLLEILQQLEVPHREVILTPADLASASEAFLSSSVRLLMPIRQVDETLLPCPGSVSQRLWDALLEVMENH; translated from the coding sequence GTGCTGCTATTTAATCTTGACGGTGTTATCAGTACCGAAGCTAGCATTTCTGTTTTAGATCGCGGGTTTCTCTACGGGGATAGCGTCTATGAAGTGATTCGTACCTACCATGGTGTTCCCTTTGCCTTGCTAGATCATCTGGCTCGCCTGCGAGCGTCGGCAGCTTACCTATACATGGCGGTGCCTTGGGACGATGCCCATATTATTAGGGAGGTTGAGCGTACCTTAGCCGCTGCCCCTAAAGGGGAGTACTATATTCGCATTGTGGTGACCCGGGGAGCGGACCAACGGATTGGCCTGTGCCCTGAACCGACGACCCAGCCGCGATTGCTCATTGTCCTGATGGCGATCGCCCCCGAACCCCATTTCAACTCGGCGGGAGTGCGTTTAACCATTGCCCAGCGCCAACGCACCAGTATTGAAGCCCTTGACCCTGCTGCTAAAACTGGCAATTACCTGAACAATATCTTGGCGCTCCTAGAGGCGCAGCAACATGGATTTGATGATGCCCTGCTGCTGAACGGGGCAGGCCAGATCACCGAGGCCACCACCAGTAATGTTTGGATAGTGCGGGCTGGGGTGGTGGAAACCCCTCCCCCTAGCGTCGGCATTCTCCACGGCATTACCCGCGCCACCCTATTAGAAATTTTGCAACAGCTAGAGGTACCCCATCGTGAGGTCATTCTCACCCCAGCGGACTTGGCCAGCGCTTCCGAAGCGTTTTTAAGCTCCTCTGTGCGCTTACTGATGCCCATTCGCCAAGTGGATGAAACTCTGCTCCCCTGCCCGGGATCCGTTAGCCAACGGCTATGGGACGCTTTACTGGAGGTGATGGAGAACCACTAA
- a CDS encoding DUF1825 family protein, producing the protein MGFFDSEIVQQEAQNLFLDYQQLMQLGSEYGKFDREGKKIYIEKMEELMERYRIFMKRFELSDDFMAQMTVKQLETQLSQFGLSAQAMFDQMHQTLERMKAEVERQL; encoded by the coding sequence ATGGGATTTTTTGATTCAGAAATTGTTCAGCAAGAGGCGCAAAACCTGTTTCTGGATTACCAGCAGTTAATGCAGCTTGGCTCTGAGTACGGCAAATTTGACCGTGAAGGCAAAAAAATCTACATCGAAAAAATGGAAGAATTGATGGAGCGCTACCGTATCTTTATGAAGCGGTTTGAGCTATCCGATGATTTTATGGCGCAGATGACGGTCAAGCAGCTAGAAACCCAGTTGAGTCAGTTTGGGCTGTCAGCTCAAGCAATGTTTGATCAGATGCATCAAACGCTTGAGCGCATGAAGGCCGAGGTAGAGCGCCAACTCTAG
- the pdxA gene encoding 4-hydroxythreonine-4-phosphate dehydrogenase PdxA, producing MALAITLGDPAGIGAEIVLKALAHFPPEALGQFFISGSRSLLEDTYGWLSQRGQAVVHPALLQVWDHPLISNVRPGYPSSATGAMSFAYLETAIAAAKTGTVAGIVTAPISKALWHAAGYDYSGQTEVLACHTGGSEVGMLFLGRSPQTHWVLTTLLATTHIPLSQVPHHLTPALLTQKLELLVSFLQHHRGLAQPRIAVAGLNPHSGEQGHLGREEVDWLIPWLTRAQQQYPHVEIVGPVPPDTLWIGAAHAWWGTPSQHPSYDAYLALYHDQGLIPVKMLAFHDAVNTTIGLPFIRTSPDHGTAFDIAGQGIADPRSLLAAIHWAQELTTTGKIGFPAHTCLRGV from the coding sequence TTGGCTCTCGCCATTACCCTTGGGGATCCCGCTGGCATTGGCGCTGAAATTGTTCTCAAAGCCCTAGCGCACTTCCCTCCTGAGGCGTTAGGCCAGTTTTTTATCAGTGGCAGTCGCTCCCTCCTTGAGGACACCTACGGTTGGCTCAGCCAGCGCGGTCAAGCCGTTGTGCATCCAGCCCTGCTACAGGTATGGGATCATCCCCTGATCTCCAATGTACGTCCCGGCTACCCCAGCTCAGCAACGGGGGCAATGAGTTTTGCTTACCTAGAAACCGCCATTGCTGCTGCTAAAACTGGAACGGTGGCGGGTATTGTGACCGCACCCATTAGTAAGGCGTTGTGGCACGCAGCCGGCTATGATTACTCTGGCCAAACGGAGGTTCTGGCTTGCCATACGGGTGGTTCTGAGGTGGGGATGCTCTTTTTGGGGCGATCGCCCCAAACCCACTGGGTACTCACGACCCTGCTGGCTACAACCCATATTCCCCTGTCCCAAGTGCCGCATCACTTAACCCCAGCCCTGTTAACCCAGAAACTAGAGTTACTTGTCAGTTTTTTGCAGCACCACCGGGGATTAGCACAGCCGCGCATTGCCGTTGCTGGCCTCAATCCCCACAGTGGCGAGCAGGGGCATCTTGGCCGCGAAGAAGTGGACTGGCTCATCCCGTGGTTAACAAGGGCTCAGCAACAGTACCCCCACGTTGAAATTGTTGGACCTGTGCCACCGGATACCCTCTGGATTGGTGCGGCGCACGCATGGTGGGGCACCCCCTCTCAGCACCCCAGTTACGATGCCTACCTTGCCCTCTACCACGATCAAGGTCTGATTCCAGTCAAGATGCTAGCCTTTCATGACGCGGTGAACACCACCATTGGGCTGCCCTTTATTCGCACCTCTCCCGATCATGGCACTGCCTTTGATATTGCCGGTCAGGGCATTGCCGACCCCCGCAGCCTCCTCGCAGCAATCCATTGGGCACAAGAGCTGACCACCACCGGCAAGATCGGTTTTCCCGCCCATACTTGCCTCAGGGGAGTTTGA
- a CDS encoding 30S ribosomal protein S1 produces MVNQEKTLDVGFTHADFAALLDRYDYHFNPGDIVAGTVFSIEPKGALIDIGAKTAAYIPIQEMSINRIDSPEEVLQSNETREFFILADENEEGQLTLSIRRIEYMRAWERVRQLQAEDATVRSQVFATNRGGALVRIEGLRGFIPGSHISTRVNKEELVGEELPLKFLEVDEERNRLVLSHRRALVERKMNKLEVCEVVVGTVRGIKPYGAFIDIGGVSGLLHISEISHDHIDTPHSVFNVNDQLKVMIIDLDAERGRISLSTKQLEPEPGDMVRNPQLVYEKAEEMAARYRQQLLQQQQAAMAEQETDDLPAATDEDAAEPMLQEA; encoded by the coding sequence ATGGTCAATCAGGAAAAAACGTTAGATGTGGGCTTTACGCACGCTGATTTTGCAGCCTTACTCGACCGATACGACTATCATTTCAATCCCGGCGATATTGTAGCAGGGACAGTTTTTAGCATCGAGCCAAAAGGCGCCCTGATTGACATAGGCGCAAAAACTGCGGCCTACATCCCCATTCAAGAAATGTCAATCAACCGCATCGATAGCCCCGAAGAAGTCCTGCAATCCAATGAAACCCGGGAGTTTTTCATTCTTGCGGATGAAAACGAAGAAGGGCAACTTACCCTTTCCATCCGTCGCATTGAGTACATGCGGGCATGGGAGCGGGTACGCCAGCTTCAGGCTGAAGATGCCACGGTGCGCTCTCAGGTCTTTGCCACTAATCGTGGCGGTGCCTTAGTGCGCATTGAAGGGCTGCGAGGCTTTATTCCCGGTTCCCACATTAGTACCCGTGTCAACAAAGAAGAACTGGTCGGTGAGGAGCTCCCCCTAAAATTCCTAGAAGTGGATGAAGAGCGCAACCGCCTTGTCCTCAGTCATCGCCGTGCCCTTGTTGAACGTAAGATGAACAAGCTGGAAGTCTGCGAAGTAGTGGTTGGGACGGTGCGGGGTATTAAGCCCTACGGTGCCTTTATTGACATCGGCGGGGTCAGTGGCCTGCTCCACATCTCCGAAATCTCCCATGATCACATTGATACGCCCCACAGTGTCTTCAATGTCAATGATCAGTTGAAGGTGATGATCATTGATCTCGATGCTGAGCGCGGACGTATCTCCCTCTCCACCAAACAGTTAGAGCCAGAGCCGGGCGACATGGTCAGAAATCCGCAGTTAGTCTATGAGAAAGCGGAGGAAATGGCCGCTCGCTACCGTCAGCAACTCCTGCAACAACAGCAAGCGGCTATGGCAGAACAAGAGACTGACGACCTCCCCGCAGCCACCGACGAAGACGCTGCTGAACCCATGCTACAAGAGGCATAG
- a CDS encoding outer membrane protein assembly factor BamD: MARQEPDFRVDPRFIAGVAALNRGDYLLAIAAFEAVIAQYGVQREGLKAHLHLIKAYTHTQQWPEAIALCQFLTHAGHPRIRAWARKYLPELEAHRDEEPTSPNLQLTVPRLSSGHIQLRPVSRGYLWASQGITIAVLAGLVYVVILGE, encoded by the coding sequence ATGGCTCGCCAAGAACCAGACTTTAGGGTTGATCCCCGCTTTATTGCGGGGGTGGCGGCTCTAAACCGCGGGGATTATTTGCTGGCGATCGCTGCATTTGAGGCGGTCATCGCCCAGTATGGTGTGCAGCGAGAGGGGTTAAAGGCACATTTGCACCTCATTAAAGCCTATACCCACACCCAACAGTGGCCAGAGGCGATCGCCCTGTGTCAGTTTCTCACCCATGCTGGGCATCCCCGCATCCGTGCATGGGCACGCAAGTATCTCCCAGAACTCGAGGCGCACCGCGACGAGGAACCCACCTCCCCGAATTTGCAGCTCACCGTTCCACGGCTATCCTCTGGCCACATTCAGCTTCGACCGGTGTCACGGGGGTATCTTTGGGCGAGCCAAGGGATCACGATCGCTGTGCTAGCAGGGCTAGTGTACGTCGTTATTTTGGGGGAGTAA
- a CDS encoding M48 family metalloprotease has product MALLRGWEGAIAAALVIFLGVLLFGFSSALWSVVLSYGYGLRPVSLNELREYSPDAVALMDTLPWSWWQPRPQLRCIITTAPLIFSYGRWQRRVVVSEGLLRTATSEELAALLAVELAQLRQGLNTLMAPLVLALQCPYAVYDRLSRWGDRWAPPYGQGWGRRWGAITLYACCALLSQGSYLVFRGLEMLLFWTNQLRQYYSDRQGAAMAGNPNTLVLAWLRLMHATAQTVSTQGSIGGALESLRLLLPLNPTQAALWGDQPLDWGAIARWDGDHPLRHWFRCTSSHRPLGLRLRALMSYSRRWQLPCLLLVSPQPLPPLQRGWLQLTPLWGAIAGGLLALLLSGIGHFAVRVGRVGAALWWLTDWQTLGLGLSSIGVGLGLFLRINAYYPPLGDRPEPATLGQLLHRSLALPLDSTPVRLEGRLCAVTGLRNGLGQHLWLQTANGLWLLRCYKSWGAAWPIVQPQLLKQLQNRSVVVEGWFRRGTIPTVEVATWQCPDLKQTQQWGAPYWAVGVATLWVLYGLITILGWL; this is encoded by the coding sequence GTGGCGCTGTTGCGAGGCTGGGAAGGGGCGATCGCCGCGGCATTGGTCATCTTTTTGGGCGTGCTCCTCTTTGGTTTTAGCAGTGCTCTTTGGTCTGTTGTCCTGAGCTATGGGTATGGGCTGCGCCCCGTTAGTTTGAATGAATTAAGGGAGTACAGCCCTGATGCAGTGGCTCTCATGGACACTCTGCCATGGTCGTGGTGGCAACCCCGCCCCCAACTGCGCTGCATCATCACCACTGCCCCCCTGATTTTTAGCTATGGTCGCTGGCAACGACGGGTTGTCGTGAGCGAGGGGTTACTGCGAACTGCCACCTCAGAGGAATTGGCGGCACTCTTGGCGGTGGAACTAGCACAACTGCGACAGGGGTTGAATACACTGATGGCACCTCTTGTCCTAGCGCTGCAATGTCCCTACGCGGTGTACGACCGATTGAGTCGCTGGGGCGATCGCTGGGCACCGCCCTACGGTCAGGGTTGGGGGCGGCGATGGGGGGCAATAACCCTATACGCTTGTTGCGCACTGCTCAGTCAAGGGAGTTACCTTGTCTTTCGGGGGCTGGAAATGCTCTTGTTTTGGACAAATCAACTGCGGCAGTACTACAGCGATCGCCAAGGAGCGGCGATGGCGGGTAACCCCAACACCTTAGTGCTGGCATGGCTACGGTTGATGCACGCCACCGCCCAAACGGTGAGCACCCAAGGCAGTATTGGCGGGGCTCTAGAATCGCTGCGGCTGCTGCTGCCCTTGAACCCAACCCAGGCCGCCCTCTGGGGTGACCAACCCCTCGACTGGGGGGCGATCGCCCGCTGGGATGGGGATCACCCGCTCCGACACTGGTTCCGCTGTACCTCCTCCCATCGCCCGTTGGGGCTGCGGCTGCGAGCTTTGATGTCCTATAGCCGTCGCTGGCAGCTACCCTGCTTACTCTTGGTGTCGCCCCAACCCTTACCTCCCTTACAGCGCGGTTGGCTGCAGTTGACCCCCCTTTGGGGCGCGATCGCCGGTGGTCTGCTAGCCCTACTTTTAAGTGGCATCGGCCATTTTGCCGTCCGGGTTGGGCGAGTGGGGGCAGCCCTTTGGTGGCTCACCGATTGGCAGACCCTAGGCCTAGGGCTTAGCAGTATTGGTGTTGGGCTAGGGTTGTTCCTGCGCATCAATGCCTACTACCCTCCCTTGGGCGATCGCCCAGAACCCGCGACCCTAGGGCAACTGCTGCACCGCTCCCTTGCTCTGCCCCTCGACAGCACGCCTGTTCGGCTAGAGGGTCGGCTGTGTGCTGTCACCGGTCTAAGAAATGGGTTGGGGCAGCACCTGTGGTTACAAACAGCCAATGGCCTTTGGCTACTGCGCTGCTATAAATCATGGGGCGCTGCTTGGCCAATTGTGCAGCCACAACTGTTAAAACAGCTTCAGAACCGCTCTGTTGTGGTTGAAGGTTGGTTTCGGCGGGGCACCATCCCCACCGTAGAAGTTGCCACATGGCAGTGCCCAGACCTCAAACAAACACAGCAGTGGGGGGCACCTTACTGGGCTGTAGGGGTTGCAACCCTATGGGTGCTTTACGGCCTCATCACCATCCTCGGCTGGTTGTGA
- a CDS encoding PD-(D/E)XK nuclease family protein → MHISQAQLRHLKNCPRQFQYRYLNRLGLPDSLSSAQHLGREFHRLMQQHFHGLDIHPLLEAQPTLREWFEQFQADPPPMIAGTAYTEHRRSTALEGFTLVGIYDLVIFGTDRAQILDWKTYPQPPPQNTLARHWQTRLYCYLLAATTDYSPEQISMTYWFAQGERGATVYTFHYTQAQHQQVENDLTQQLQQLQYWLNDYARGQDLPQVGLELSSKYCSPCPFRERCQRTPPPKTVPWHPF, encoded by the coding sequence ATGCACATTTCCCAAGCTCAATTACGCCACCTCAAAAATTGTCCGCGCCAGTTTCAGTACCGCTACTTGAACCGCTTAGGGTTACCAGACAGCCTCAGCAGTGCTCAACACCTTGGCCGTGAGTTCCACCGCCTGATGCAGCAGCATTTCCACGGCTTAGATATTCACCCTCTTCTAGAGGCTCAACCGACTTTGCGGGAATGGTTTGAGCAGTTTCAGGCGGATCCGCCCCCTATGATTGCAGGCACCGCCTACACTGAACACCGCCGTAGTACTGCCCTAGAGGGCTTTACCCTTGTTGGTATCTACGATCTGGTGATTTTTGGCACGGATCGTGCTCAAATCCTCGACTGGAAAACCTATCCCCAGCCGCCTCCCCAAAACACATTAGCACGCCATTGGCAAACCCGCCTCTACTGCTACCTGCTAGCAGCCACCACCGACTACTCCCCTGAGCAAATTTCCATGACCTACTGGTTTGCCCAAGGGGAAAGGGGGGCAACGGTCTATACGTTTCACTACACTCAAGCGCAACATCAACAGGTTGAAAACGATCTCACACAGCAGTTGCAGCAGCTTCAATACTGGCTCAACGACTATGCGCGTGGCCAAGACCTACCACAGGTCGGCCTAGAACTTAGTTCTAAGTACTGCTCCCCTTGCCCGTTTCGGGAACGCTGCCAGCGCACCCCGCCCCCCAAGACAGTACCTTGGCACCCTTTTTAG